From a region of the Saccharomycodes ludwigii strain NBRC 1722 chromosome VII, whole genome shotgun sequence genome:
- a CDS encoding uncharacterized protein (similar to Saccharomyces cerevisiae YHR213W | pseudogenic fragment with similarity to flocculins (paralog of YAR062W)) has translation MNAGSYYPIRIVFQRNY, from the coding sequence atgaaCGCTGGGTCATACTATCCAATAAGAATTGTATTTCAACGCAATTACTAA